CCTTGTGGGCCAGGGGGTTGCAGAGGATGCGGCACGATCTGTGGTGTGGCCAGACCACTGACTGCTGCCCACGCACACGTTGGTGGCTTAGATCCAGCAGGCTGCTGAACGCCTGGAGCGGAACTTTGTGGACAGCCGGCAGCTCAAGGTATGTGCCACCTGCTTTGACCTCTCGGTCAGCCTGCTGCGCGTCTTAGAGATGACCATCACGCTGGTGCCTGAGATATTCCTCGACTGGGCCCAGCCTACCTCCGAGATGCTGCTGCGGCGTCTCGCACAGGTGTGTCCATCTGGGCAAGGGTGGTTGGGACCCTGGGGACACCCCAGTGGTGTGAGCCCACCCATCCACCAACGGGCTCCTGCCCTCACAGCTGCTGAACCAGGTGCTGAACCGGGTGACAGCTGAGAGGAACCTGTTTGACCGCGTGGTCACCCTGCGGCTGCCTGGTGAGGACCTAGAAGCCCTGTAGCCAACACACCACAGGCCTTGGTTCCTCTGCCAGGAGCAGTGCTGCCTGATTCTACATTCTGCACCGGGACAGCCTGGCTTGGCACCCCCAGCCTAGCTCAGCCttctgtggggaggagggtgggaagtGTGAATGACGATGATGTCGGCTGGGCAGGGATGGAGACCCTGCAGCGGGAGCACTTGGGTAGCtcatccccttccttccctttcccttagGCCTGGAGAGTGTGGACCACTACCCTATTCTGGTGGCAGTGACAGGCATCCTGGTACGACTCCTGGTGCATGGCCCAGCCTCAGGGTGAGTGTTAGGGGCTGGGGTCCCCTGTGGGGGCTGGGCTTGTCtgatggggagggggctgggcagggccttCCAAAGCTCATCTCTCACATGGACTTCAGCGTCAGGTCTGGAGCTGGAAGGAAGGTAGTGAGGTGTGAACTGAGTAActgggtggctgcagcagcagcagcagcagctcaaAGCAGGAGAATCCAGGAGCTCAGCAGAGCAGGGTGCCCCGGCCCACGGGCACAGCCGCTGGCTGTGGCTGTGCCtaaggcaggggcaggggaacTAAGACTGTGCTAAGGGCGGGGTGCCATCGTGTGATATCCAGGGACGCACTGCTGGGGTTAAGAGCTGAGCACACACACTGCCACCTGTGTCTGTGAAGGCTCCAGCGACGAGCATGTACTATCTTTATTAAGAAATTCCATGATAGCTGGATCCAGGACACTTGTGGGCCCCCCAGCTGAGCCCTCACTCAGGAGGGGTTCCCAGTCCCcgcttccctgcctccctgcagtgggagtggtGAGATGCATATGAAGCCAGGGCACTGCTTCAGCCATTAGGCCGATACCAGTGCCAGCCCTTAAGAGGATTCTACCCTTGGGAGACAGCAAGTTCTGGCTCGGCCCTCCCATCTTAGCCACGCTCAGCAGGCTTTTTACTGCTGAAAAGCTGGGGGAACAGGCCATTGGTGCCCCTTACCGTTGTCTTGCGAGCCCATGGGAGAGGCTCTGCCCTCAGAGTGGCCTGCGATGCCCCTGGGGTTCTCTTGAGGAGCCTTGCCTGCTGGTTGCCTTCTCACCAGACTGCATGGACTCGTGACGCTTCAAGTAGCTTGAATGTTGGTGCGTGGGGAGTCACATTTCACCAGAGGGAGGGCTTGTAATTCCTCTTTCCACCCTCGGGGTGGGGACTCAGTCTTCCTTTGAagtcctcctcctttcccccgtGGGCCACTCCCGTCCCCTTGGGAAGCGGAAGGTGGTCATGCTTCAGTTCTTCACCACCACTCTCCTTGATGGCTGCCTCAGCCCCTGCGGGTGAACCTGGGGCTCTAATGCAAGCGCTCTTCCAGATGGTCCTCGGTTCCAATCCTCATGTGGGCACAGGTAGGCCCTGCTACGTCCTGGGATGTTTTGGTCCTGTGCTGCtggggagaagcaggagagagttGGGGACTTCAGCCCCTCTACCAGTGAGTGGGGTTGCTGTGGTTTATGTTGAGGCCCACACAGGAGGCTGGAGGACCAAGCCCAGTGCTTCCCACCAGCATCTGGCAGTTCTCTGGGCAGCAGCAGGGAGCAGGGCAAGCAGCGGGCAGGCAGTGGCCTCGGTGGGGCCCCTGGGCAGCCTAGGTCATCACCAGACCCTCAGAGCCCGTGGAGCTAGCGGACTCAGAGCCAGCCTTGAGCCGCAGGCCCATGGGATTGTAGAGATCAAAGTTCTCAGCTACCGCTAGCTGCACACGACCATTGAGGCTTCTGCCAGGCTCCAGAAAGACCACATGCTTGTGGACACTGGCCTTGCGTCTTGGTGCGTTGGGCAGCGTGGTGCTGAGCACTGAGGACTGTGCGCTCAGCTCCTGGAGTGGGCTGGGTGTTCGGGGccagcggcggcagcggcaggTGCAATGGTAGCAGCGGCGGCAGCCGGGGCAGGGTGGCACGAACAGGTAGAGCAGCACGAGCACCAGGCCCACGGCGCAGCCCAGCAGTGTGGTGAAGCCCGTGTTGAAAGTGTCAGGCTCAGGGCGTGGAAAGTGCACACTCACGTTGTACTCGTGTGTCTGGTTGTGATGCAGGTGGGGTCCAGTAGCCAGGCACACAAAGACACCCTCGTGCCATGGCTGCACGCTGCTGATGGCCAGGCTGCCATCAGCCCGCACTGCGATGCTGCCGTTGCGAGATCCAGGTGCCATGAGCAGCTCATGCTGCGGCGAGACCCAGGCAATGTGTACGGCTGGGGCGCTGGTGTTGCAGTGTAGCCTCAGGGACTGCCCCACCTGCACATGCAGCTGTTCTTCAGGCTGCTCTAGGCCCCGAGCCAGGGCGGCTGAGCAGTTCTCAAAGACACGGCTGTGCTCAAAGAAGCGCACGCGGGAGGTGGGTACCTTGAAGCAGGCACGGTACTCGCCCGCGAAGTCGCTCACGGCGCTGAGCCCCCGCTGGTGCCAGCGCCGCAGCAGGTGGTAGAGACGGCAGTCACAGGGTAATGGGTTGTTGTGCAAGTAAAGGCCGTTCTTGAGAAAGGCTGGCAGTGAAGCCAGGTCAGGTACAGGGATGCGTCCTAGTGGTTGGAGGAGAGTCCAGAGTACGTAGGTGGGTCGTGCCCAGGCCGTGCAGGTGACTGAAAGAGAAGGACGCAAGTTCATTGCAGCCCAGGTAGAGACGACTGAGCGCGCCCAGGCCGTGGAAGGCCTGCTCGTCCAAGTGCGCCAGGCGGTTATTGAACAGAAGCAGCATCTTGAGCTCCCCCAGGCCGTTGAGGTCGTGGCGGCCGAGGACCCGCAGGGCGTTAGATGATAAATCGAGCAGCCGCAGGCCACTGGCATTGGTGAAAACTCCCCGACCTAGCGCATCCAGCTCGTTGTGATTTAAACGCAGGGTGCGGAGCCGGGAGAGGGGCGCCAACCAGCCGGGGCGCAGGCGCTGCAGCGCATTGTGGCTCAGGTCGAGGTCTGCAGCTGCAGCTGGTAACGTGACCGGCACATCCTGCAGCCCCAGGCCGGCGCAGCTCAGGAGGTCGGCAGCACAGACACATTTGTAGGGACAGTTATGAGGCGCACGGGACAGGAAGCCCTCGGAGTCCAGGGTGCTTAATCCGACGCGCAGCATGCACAGCAGTGTGCCCTGCAGCACCAGCCGGGCCATGGCGGCGGCTGCCAGGGGTGGGACAGGGCAGCTCGGTGTGGGGCGCAGCTCCGAGACTCACCCACTTCACATCCGGCCAGAAGTGCGGGGCGCTACGTGGCCAGTGGCCAGCGAGACAGGATGCGGGCTCCGTCCCGCGAGGCCGACTGCACCAGCTGCCCGGTCCCAGGTTTTGGGTTGTGAGTTGGGGCCACGCTCGCTCAGCACTCCCTTCTCAGGCTTCCCCAGCTCTCTCCTGAGTGCCTTTGTGAGCACTCAGCTTCTAAATACTCTCCGGGAGCGATTTCTCAGGGGCGGGGCCTCAGGCTCCATTGGCTCCCATTGGAGGGCGGGGGTAGCCGCGTCCCCTGCGATCATAGGCCCCCGCGTGGCCGCCAGAGGGTGAGCGAGTCGGGCCACAATGCCCCAGCCTGAGCTTGGCCGGCGGCTTTTCCAGAGGGCCCTGTCTCCCGGAACCCTGGAAGCACGCCTTTAAGCTTCTTgtgttgtgttttctttgaagGGGTTAACGTTTATGAGGGGCAGGTGTTTTCTTTGAAGGGTTAACGTATATGATTGGCAGCTGTTTCCTTTCAATGGTTAACGTAAATGAAGGGGGCAGGTGGACTTCCATTATCTTCTGGTGGTGCCCCCTTAAACTGGTACCCGGCAATGTGGGTCCTTACCGGGATCTAGGACTTTACTGGGAGGActagagagaagcagggagattGGGTGGAATGAACCAGGCAATATGCAGAAGGCTGGACTTTCCAGCCCCACCCTCCGATAGATACTGATTTCAGACAGGCCCAGCATTCTGACTACCCTTGTACCCTCTCCCACCTAGGACAGAGAGAGCCACATCAGTGCTCCTGGCTGATCCCTGCTTCCAGCTCCGCTCATATGCTATCTGCTGGGGCAGCCAGAGCCCCTACCCCTGGCACTACCCTGCCTGCCCCTGACCAGAAGCGCTTCTTCTCCCTACAGAGCTGTGAGTAGGCCGGGGGTGGGTCAGGGAAGAGAGGGATTTGGGGCTGGGCCAGGTCAGTAGTCTTAAGAAGAGCAAATTTCCAGGCAGGGAGTACTCAAGAGGCACTGGGTTCTAGGGCCACATTGGGCCTGACCCTCCTTCCACCCGCCAGACACAGATTACATCAGTGTTGAGGACTGGCCCAGGGGGAACAGATGTTGGCACACCTGACCTCTGCGTCTGCCCAGGCAGCAGCTGCCTCCCTGGTGAGTGGGGCCACAGCATACGGGTCCACACAACCCCAGTACACATCACCACAGCTGTGTGCGTAGTGTACACCAACTTGTCTGGGCAACCCAACCCCAGCCCACCCTGCACTCTGCTCCCTGCAGCCCACCAGTGAGGAAGACCTCTGCCCCATCTGCTATGCTCACCCATTTCTGCTGTTGTTCCAGCCCTGTGGCCACAAGTCCCTGCAAGTAAGTGGGCTGCACGGCAcaaggggctgggtggggaacAGCAGGGATACACAGGCCACCTTTATGCCCTCCCCCGTTATAGAGCCTGCATCAACCAGCACCTGATGAACACAAGGATTGCTTCTTCTGCCAAAGCCACCATCGTGGTCTGTAGAGGACTGGGACAAGGCAGCCAGTGCAAGTGCCACTTCCTCGGCTGCCTAGGCCTGCCTGGCCCACACAGCAGGAACCTCTACCCTTAAACTCAAACCAGGCTGGGCCCTATTTATGAGCCCCTTGCCCTGTCCCCCACGGCCCCCCACCATGCCCTATTGTGCCTGAGCTTGACTTTCAGTCAGGCCAACAGTGAGCATTAAATTATTATTCCATACAGTCATGCCCAGCCATCTTGAGTGAGTGGGCTTTGTGGGTaatgcccagcaaggatcttgcCAGATTTGTCCACAGGCGAAGGCGGGTGTCCGACGGCTTCAGCCTTGTCCAATCCTCCCCAGTCAAATGGCAATGAGTCCAGAGCCTCCTGATGTGTCGAGCCAGTGATCCCCTTGCCAGTGGGGAAATGGGGGCTCAGCCAGCCCCGCAGCATCCTCACATGATGATGCGGGGCTCTGGCACCGACTCACCAATAGACTTGTGGGGCAGCACACTGGCCCCGTTGAGGTAGAGCTCGTCGTTAACTATGACGTCCTCACCCAGCACTGTCACGTTCTCCATGCGCaccttggggggaggggcaggcctgTCAGCGAGGCAGAGGCATTCCCCCACCCTCTCCATTTGGCCCAGCCCGGAGGCTTACCCACTGGCCCACGCGGCAGCGCCAGCCTACAATGCAGGACTCAAGCCAGGAGTGGGAGCGAATGTGGGCGTCTCGCAACACCGTGCACCGCCGAATGCACACACCATCCTCCACCACCACACCAGGACCCAGACTCACGTTGGGGCCAATGCTGCAGTTTTCGCCAATACGGGCACTTGGGTCCTGAGGACAGTGGGGAAACACAAGTGGGCCATCTGTCCCCCAAGATTGAGGGGGTTGACAATGCTCTGGGCAAGGCCTCACCACCAGCACGTTGCCCACAATGCCAGGACCTGAGCACAGTGTCTCAGGCTGCCTCTGTCGGCAGCGACTGCAGGAAGAGGCACATGCCAGTGAGGAATCCTTGGGCTGCCCAATGTCATCCAGAACCTGTAGGGAGAGAATGCATCAGGGGGCTCCAGGGGGCTCAGCCCAGCCACAGACCACCCCCACCCTGTGGCCTCCCTGCCTCACCCTGCAACTCCATGGCATAGAGCTGCCCCTCCTTGGCCATGACAGGGAAGATCTCCTTCTCAATGGATGTGGGCTGCAGCTGTGGGAGTGGGCAGCTCATGAGCAGGGTCATGGCGGTGGtggcctgccctgccccagcccacccAGCAGCTGGCTTCTACACACCTGGATGCGCCGTAGCACTGCAGGGCTCAGGATGTACATGCCTGCGTTGATCTTGTTGGACACAAACACCTGCGGCTTCTCCACGAACCGGTGAATGCGGCCTGTGTCCGCCTCACACACCACCACACCGTACTTAGAGGGTTCCTCCACTTTGGTCACCTGAGTGCAGGGGGACTTCAGGCCTAGTCCAGTGCTCCTGAGCCTTGATATACACGTTGTCCTAAATTTCACGGGCTTTGCCACAAATGCTTAAAGGCACAAACTGCACAGCTCTGCATCCACAACACTAAGGGGCAGTTCAAGGCCGGAGaatgggagaggctggggaggctgcGCATGGGGACAGGAACATTAGAGCAGAAAGACGTGCTTGCTTACCAGAATTGAGCCCTCCTGGCCATGGTGTCGGTGGAACTGCACCATGGCTTGAAAGGGGAAATCACAGATCACGTCACTGTTTGAGGACGAAAAAAGGGTCTGCAGTCTCAGAGAGCAAGTCACGGGCCAGTGCCAGGGGCCCCAGCTGGGGGAGAGGAACAGGGTCACCATCATCTTGGGGGtctgagcccctggatccaggCTCAGCAGTCCCCATCCAGGCTGTGATCTTGCCCCTTCCCTGGCCCTAAAACCCTCCCCAAGGGACCTTCTGTCTCTACTGACCTGTCCCTAAAGGCTCCTCTTCATGGGACATAGAGATTCGGATTCCTAGCTGGAAGGAAGAAACCCCCCGTCAGGTTCCTCTCACCAGGGTGAAAAGTTGAGCGGGGACCAGGGCAAAGAGCCAGAAGTCCGTGCCTCACCCTTTGCTCCTGCGCCTTCATTTCCTTCTCCAGCACCTGAGACATATAGCTCACAGCCAGAATCACGTGGTCCACGCCGGCCTGTGGGACAGAACGGCGCCGGCCGCCAGGCGGACTCAGCCGAAGGCACAGGTGTCCCCGATCCCCAATCGCTGGCCGTCCCTCATCCTATCAGGTCCTACCAAGACCCCGGCCCCGGACCTTACCGCGGCCAGCGCCTCCACTTGGTGCAGCAAGATGGGCTTATTGCAGAAGTCCACCAGCGGCTTCGGGATGCTTAGTGTCAGCGGCCGCAAGCGCGTCCCATAGCCGCCCACCAAAATCAGTGCCTTCATTGCGCCTGCGGGCGGCCGGAGAGTGAGTCCCGGGATCCGAGGTGTCCGCGGCCCGCCTGGCGCACCTCTGCCGCACACTCCCGCCGCTGTGCCCGGCCCCGCGCCCTTCACCCGCCAGACTGACCAACTCTGGCTCTGCCTTGTCCACCCAGTCCGCGCTGACGCTAGGTCCGGGACCGCAGCAAACCGAAACGCGACGCCGGACGGAGACGACTGCCTCCCAACTCGAGCCGGCGGCCGGCGGGAAGTGACGTAAACTCGGGCGGCCCAATCAGCTACCGTATACGTGGCACACGTCGGCGTCGGAGCGCCGGGACGCGACGCTCCGGCCGACGCAGCCAATGAGAGCCGAGCGCGCCGGGCTGCCATGGGGGACCGGGACCCGGACCTGCGGGTCAGCTGGCCATTGGCGATCCAAAAGCGGAGCTGGCGCCAAGGGCGAGGCTTCCTTTGCACCGCGCCCCAGCGGCTTCCGGCCCCTCTCCCCCTCACCGGGTCAGCGAGGGGCCGAGGACGCGGGCGCGCCGGACTAGGCCAGTCTCCCGGAGGCCGAGGGGTTTCTCAAAGACACGGACACGCCTCGGTTTCTAGCGGCTTTATTTTGACATACACGACCTCAGACACAAGCGGGGCGGGCAGCGCTAGGTGTACAGAAAGGGGCGGGCTCGGCCCAAGGCCAGAgcacccccctcccctgcacgCAAGGTCCCGAGAAAACGCAACCGCGCCCAGACGCGACCAGAGCCACGTGTCATATCCGGGCGCAGGGCTCGGGCGGCGTGGACAGGCTTAGGCAGCTTCCAGGAAAGTGGAGTAGAGAGCGGTCCTCCAGGCGAGGCCTTGCAGTTCCTCGAGAAGCAAAGGAACCAGGCCCTTCCCACGGTTCTCCCCAAACTTTTCcccattaaaacatattttaaatcggcacaaacaaaaccaaattgaACAGTTTTAAAGTTCAAGCAATCTgcatctggggggggggggagtggtgCACGTGGCGGGATGTGAGCAAGTGAGCAGAGGCTACGAACTAGCCCAGGCCTTTGGCCCCTTAAGGAGAATCCCCACGCCCACTGTACAGGCCCGGATGTGAGGGAGGCGTGGGGTCCCTGCCAAGTTGCAAAACTGGTCCCCTTCCTCTTTAAGCACCGCCATCCACCCGCTAGGGGGCTGGTGTCGACTTCGCCCAGGGAAGCACTACAGAGCGGGGTCGCTTGAACGCCCCAACCCGTGATCCCATCTTGCACTTTGGTCCCAAGTTGGGGCTgggaaggcagggcctggcagggacAGGGCTCTCTAGCATGGAACAGGGTGAAATGGTGGCAAAGAGCGTGTGCAGACACACATGCCCACCACCCACCAGATAACAGGGCTGTGTCTCCCAAGTGTTCAAAAGTGCTGAAAAGAAGGGACCCTGCCCTGGGGGAGAAGCagcaaatcccagccctgctcttTTAGTGCCAGGCAAACACTGAATTTAAGTCAGTACAGCCTCTCTCGCGATGAAGAGCGGAATGGGGGCAGCATCTCCCATAATATACAAACTCAGGAAGCACAGCACATCCCCAGGCTGGAGAGGTGCCATCAAGTGGGTCCCAAGTGGCCCCAGACCCTTTGCTCTGGCCCCTGCCTTGCCAGGAAATGACTATCCACACTAATGAAGAGCCACTGCCCCCATGGGGGAAGCCACAGAATAGTACAGAAGATGGTCATTACTGACCAGAAACAGGCAAGCTGCCCCTCCTAGCCCCAAGGAATGGGAACCTGCCCACCAATGGCACCAGGGTCAGAGGGCCGAGAGAGATGGGATCCCATCAAGGAGCCCATTTAAGATGTGTGAGGCTGCATCTCTAAGGACCAGGAAATTAGTCCATCAGTTATCAAGGCCTCTCAGAGACACAGGCTGGCAGGCTTATCATTAATGCCCAAATAGGGACATGCCAAAAGTGACAATGACAGTGGCCCTAGACTCAGAGGTGAGGGCACTAACCTCAGCAATGGCTAGGTGAGTGCAGTATCACCTGGCCACAAGTGTTAGAGATGGCAGGTCTCTGTGCCATTAAGGGCTGGCAGCAAAAGTTATGAGCAAGGAATGGGTCACCCCCTGGGCCTTCACTGTGCCACTGTCAGTGTTGAGTGTTGACGGGGCCACACTCCAGGCTCACAGAGAGGGTGTTGGGCCAGCAGAGAAACACCTCCTCCAATTCATTTTGCTaccagttcttttaaaaaaggtaGCACCTGCTGAGGAAGGGCACAGGGGCAAAAGCTCACCTCAGAAATGGTAAAGAGAATATTTTGCTGAGGGAAGCATGAAGAAAATCAATATTTACTAATGACAAGGCTACACCCAGGGGAAAGATCACAGGAGCTGGCAGATGGACAAATGGACAGACTGATGGACCCCAGTACTGATAAGACAAAACTCTCATTAGCAGAATCTGGGCTCCTGCACCCAGCGCCCAATGTCCCTATAAGCAAACAAGCTTAAAGTTCTCCCTCACAAGCCTGGAGCTCCTCACAGTGGGCTGCTGCCTTGAGCTTGGCCTGGGGAGAGGTGAGACCCTGAGCGGACCACAGCCTTTGAGCCCTGGAAGGAGCAGCCCATCCAAGGCAGCACAGCTGCCCAAGCTAGAGGAAGAGGACTCCTACCCACAGCACAAGGACTGCAAATACTAGCTGGGTCAGAGCCATCAGAGGCCCTGAGACCTGCTGGAACATTGACTCTCCTCAGCAAACAGAGCAGGGCCCCCTCCAGTGGGGCAAGAGGGGATGGCCTCCTTAGGCAAGGGATCTTGGTGAGAAAACGCTGGCTGGCTGtgcaggcaggaggaggagcaggttCAAGTGCCAAGTAGGGCCTAGGGATCCCAGGGCCTGCCCTCTGCCATTGCTGGCTTCAGCACAGCTTCATGAATCTAGCCTCATGCCAAGGTCAGAACCGAGAAGGGTCCAGCTGTCTGCAGTTGGCCCTGTGGTGCCCTGGGGACATCTGTTACAGACCTGGGTGATACTCACAACACAAGTTACAAAGTCCCCCAAGAGATGGGCACCCAACCCTCT
This is a stretch of genomic DNA from Balaenoptera musculus isolate JJ_BM4_2016_0621 chromosome 11, mBalMus1.pri.v3, whole genome shotgun sequence. It encodes these proteins:
- the AMIGO3 gene encoding LOW QUALITY PROTEIN: amphoterin-induced protein 3 (The sequence of the model RefSeq protein was modified relative to this genomic sequence to represent the inferred CDS: inserted 2 bases in 1 codon) yields the protein MARLVLQGTLLCMLRVGLSTLDSEGFLSRAPHNCPYKCVCAADLLSCAGLGLQDVPVTLPAAAADLDLSHNALQRLRPGWLAPLSRLRTLRLNHNELDALGRGVFTNASGLRLLDLSSNALRVLGRHDLNGLGELKMLLLFNNRLAHLDEQAFHGLGALSRLYLGCNELASFSFSHLHGLGTTHLRTLDSPPTXLGRIPVPDLASLPAFLKNGLYLHNNPLPCDCRLYHLLRRWHQRGLSAVSDFAGEYRACFKVPTSRVRFFEHSRVFENCSAALARGLEQPEEQLHVQVGQSLRLHCNTSAPAVHIAWVSPQHELLMAPGSRNGSIAVRADGSLAISSVQPWHEGVFVCLATGPHLHHNQTHEYNVSVHFPRPEPDTFNTGFTTLLGCAVGLVLVLLYLFVPPCPGCRRCYHCTCRCRRWPRTPSPLQELSAQSSVLSTTLPNAPRRKASVHKHVVFLEPGRSLNGRVQLAVAENFDLYNPMGLRLKAGSESASSTGSEGLVMT
- the GMPPB gene encoding LOW QUALITY PROTEIN: mannose-1-phosphate guanyltransferase beta (The sequence of the model RefSeq protein was modified relative to this genomic sequence to represent the inferred CDS: deleted 2 bases in 2 codons; substituted 1 base at 1 genomic stop codon), encoding MAARRARLSLAASAGASRPGAPTPTCATYTVADWAARVYVTSRRPPARVGRQSSPSGVAFRFAAVPDLASARTGWTRQSQSWSVWRVKGAGPGTAAGVCGRGAPGGPRTPRIPGLTLRPPAGAMKALILVGGYGTRLRPLTLSIPKPLVDFCNKPILLHQVEALAAAGVDHVILAVSYMSQVLEKEMKAQEQRLGIRISMSHEEEPLGTGQXRQKLGPLALARDLLSETADPFFVLNSDVICDFPFQAMVQFHRHHGQEGSILVTKVEEPSKYGVVVCEADTGRIHRFVEKPQVFVSNKINAGMYILSPAVLRRIQLQPTSIEKEIFPVMAKEGQLYAMELQGEAGRPQGFLTGMCLFLQSLRQRQPETLCSGPGIVGNVLVDPSARIGENCSIGPNVSLGPGVVVEDGVCIRRCTVLRDAHIRSHSWLESCIVGWRCRVGQWVRMENVTVLGEDVIVNDELYLNGASVLPHKSIGESVPEPRIIM